In one Streptomyces venezuelae genomic region, the following are encoded:
- a CDS encoding arsenate reductase family protein — protein sequence MEIWINPACSKCRSALTLLDAEGADYTVRRYLDDVPTEDEIRALLDRLGLEPWDITRTQEQDAKDLNLKDAQAWPRDASGRDRWIKALADHPKLIQRPIITADDGTAVVGRTEEAVRDALSR from the coding sequence ATGGAGATCTGGATCAATCCCGCCTGCTCGAAGTGCCGCAGCGCGCTCACCCTGCTCGACGCGGAGGGCGCCGACTACACCGTGCGGCGCTACCTCGACGACGTACCCACCGAGGACGAGATCCGCGCCCTCCTCGACCGGCTCGGCCTCGAACCCTGGGACATCACCCGCACCCAGGAACAGGACGCCAAGGACCTGAACCTCAAGGACGCGCAGGCCTGGCCCCGCGACGCCTCCGGCCGCGACCGCTGGATCAAGGCGCTCGCCGACCACCCGAAGCTGATCCAGCGCCCGATCATCACGGCGGACGACGGCACGGCGGTCGTGGGCCGCACCGAGGAGGCGGTGCGGGACGCGCTCTCCCGCTGA
- a CDS encoding alpha/beta fold hydrolase: protein MTQQEPVGELPLLTTAELPDGTRLPVRALRVPEPERFLPSGSGPAPGPPPAPMVLILPAMGVPARFYRRFARQLHDEGLTVLTVDLRGQGESAPSAAGRGAPGHGYRAIVEEDLPAVVAAIRDELGTEPPLFLLGHSLGGQLALVYAASARRPAVDGVAVVATGSVWFRAFAPLRGAGLLLVQLLIAGTATVLGRWPGTRLGFGGNQPKGVMRDWARQVRTGRYSAEGSPLDYESTLATLTLPVLAISVDDDTYAPASSLTHLLDKAPEARLTRRHYTTQEAGAPLDHFAWTRAGGALAKWVAAWTTEEHPHPRTLAAHRAATGS, encoded by the coding sequence ATGACCCAGCAGGAACCCGTCGGCGAACTGCCGCTCCTGACGACCGCCGAACTCCCGGACGGCACGCGGCTTCCCGTGCGTGCGCTCCGCGTCCCCGAGCCGGAACGCTTCCTGCCGTCCGGCTCGGGCCCGGCGCCGGGCCCGCCCCCCGCCCCCATGGTGCTCATCCTCCCCGCGATGGGCGTCCCCGCCCGCTTCTACCGCCGCTTCGCGCGCCAGCTCCACGACGAGGGGTTGACGGTGCTCACCGTCGACCTGCGCGGCCAGGGCGAGTCGGCGCCGTCCGCGGCGGGGCGCGGCGCCCCGGGGCACGGGTACCGGGCGATCGTCGAGGAGGACCTCCCCGCGGTCGTGGCCGCGATCCGCGACGAACTCGGCACCGAGCCGCCCCTGTTCCTGCTCGGCCACAGCCTCGGCGGCCAACTCGCCCTGGTGTACGCGGCATCGGCGCGACGCCCCGCCGTGGACGGCGTCGCCGTGGTCGCCACGGGCTCGGTCTGGTTCCGCGCTTTCGCCCCGCTGCGCGGCGCGGGCCTGCTCCTCGTGCAGCTCCTGATCGCCGGCACGGCGACGGTTCTCGGCCGCTGGCCCGGCACCCGCCTCGGCTTCGGCGGCAACCAGCCCAAGGGCGTCATGCGCGACTGGGCGAGACAGGTGCGAACGGGCCGCTACAGCGCGGAAGGCTCTCCCCTCGACTACGAATCGACACTCGCCACCCTCACCCTCCCCGTCCTGGCGATCTCGGTCGACGACGACACGTACGCCCCCGCCTCCTCCCTGACCCATCTCCTGGACAAGGCTCCGGAGGCCCGCCTGACCCGCCGCCACTACACGACCCAGGAGGCGGGCGCCCCGCTCGACCACTTCGCCTGGACCCGGGCGGGCGGCGCCCTGGCGAAGTGGGTGGCGGCATGGACCACGGAAGAGCACCCCCACCCCAGAACCCTCGCCGCCCACCGCGCGGCCACCGGCTCCTGA
- a CDS encoding asparaginase: protein MATTTVSVFTLGGTISAQGGGSSPRLSGRAVLAGVGDVPGGVEVEVHDVRRLPSSSLSVEDVAELVGRVDAATAQGNGVVVVQGTDTLEETAFLLDLACARRAPVVVTGAMRRPDLPGADGPANLAAAVAVAADPGCAGLGVVVVLADEIHAARHVRKTHTTSVATFASPGAGPLGRVVEGRPRILFHPARPVTERPLKLSGAARVALVTLTLGDRGELLEAVDERFGGLVVAAFGAGHVPTWLVDPLTDLAARMPVVLASRTGAGPLLSETYQGPGSEYDMLGRGLLSAGTLDAPKARLLLHALLADGADRTQVADAFRALDD, encoded by the coding sequence ATGGCGACGACGACCGTGTCTGTGTTCACTCTCGGCGGCACCATCTCCGCGCAGGGCGGGGGAAGTTCGCCTCGGCTGTCCGGGCGTGCGGTCCTCGCGGGCGTCGGGGACGTGCCGGGCGGTGTCGAGGTCGAGGTGCACGACGTGCGCAGGCTGCCCAGTTCCTCACTGAGCGTCGAGGACGTGGCCGAGCTCGTCGGACGGGTCGACGCGGCTACGGCTCAGGGGAACGGTGTCGTCGTGGTGCAGGGCACCGACACCCTGGAAGAGACCGCCTTCCTGCTCGACCTCGCCTGTGCGCGCCGCGCCCCCGTCGTCGTGACCGGCGCGATGCGCAGGCCCGACCTGCCGGGCGCCGACGGCCCGGCGAACCTCGCCGCGGCCGTGGCCGTCGCGGCCGATCCCGGGTGCGCGGGCCTCGGCGTGGTCGTGGTCCTCGCCGACGAGATCCATGCCGCGCGGCACGTACGCAAGACGCACACCACGTCCGTCGCGACGTTCGCATCGCCGGGCGCGGGGCCGCTCGGCCGGGTCGTCGAGGGCAGGCCGCGCATCCTGTTCCACCCCGCCCGGCCGGTGACCGAACGCCCCCTGAAGTTGAGCGGCGCCGCCCGCGTCGCCCTCGTCACGCTCACCCTCGGGGACCGCGGGGAACTCCTCGAAGCGGTCGACGAACGGTTCGGGGGCCTGGTCGTGGCGGCGTTCGGCGCGGGCCACGTCCCCACCTGGCTCGTTGACCCGCTGACCGACCTCGCCGCCCGCATGCCCGTCGTGCTCGCCTCCCGCACGGGCGCGGGCCCGCTGCTCAGCGAGACGTACCAGGGCCCTGGATCGGAGTACGACATGCTCGGCCGCGGCCTGCTCTCCGCCGGGACCCTGGACGCGCCGAAGGCACGCCTGCTCCTGCACGCCCTGCTCGCGGACGGCGCCGACCGCACCCAAGTGGCCGACGCCTTCCGCGCGTTGGACGACTGA
- a CDS encoding HAD family hydrolase, with the protein MAARAVRTQSARAKSRLAVIGTTGALAAAVLAGSALWPTDEASAADTSAATARELSHWPKPVAKQLGKVIAENDHKGAYAVFDADNTTYRNDLEESLLPFLEMKGVLTRKTMDPSLKVIPFKDKAGHKESLYSYYNRLCEVDDQVCYPWAAQIFSGFTLKELKGYVDELLAYKKPIPAEYYEDGKLTKTEVKPPEFSRGMQQLYKTLRAHGVEVYVVSAASEDLVRMVLADPKYGYGVKPQNVIGVSMQLKDRKTGEVTSSRKEIAEGRFGEKDRAELAKRELTPNLWAPLTWYEGKPAAINTYIDEWKKPILAAGDTPASDGPMLFHSADVAHGGVRVWVNRKDSYMKQLDGMKKKNAERQRELGQKVTADKRWLTVTPDQIG; encoded by the coding sequence ATGGCAGCACGGGCAGTACGGACACAGAGCGCACGGGCAAAGAGCAGGCTTGCCGTCATCGGCACCACAGGCGCGCTGGCCGCCGCCGTGCTCGCGGGCAGCGCCCTGTGGCCGACGGACGAGGCGAGCGCCGCCGATACCTCCGCGGCCACCGCCCGCGAGCTGTCCCACTGGCCGAAGCCCGTCGCGAAGCAGCTCGGCAAGGTCATCGCGGAGAACGACCACAAGGGTGCGTACGCCGTCTTCGACGCGGACAACACGACGTACCGCAACGACCTGGAGGAGTCGCTGCTGCCCTTCCTGGAGATGAAGGGCGTCCTCACCCGCAAGACGATGGACCCGTCCCTGAAGGTCATCCCCTTCAAGGACAAGGCCGGGCACAAGGAGAGCCTGTACAGCTACTACAACCGGCTGTGCGAGGTGGACGACCAGGTCTGCTACCCCTGGGCCGCGCAGATCTTCTCCGGCTTCACGCTGAAGGAGCTCAAGGGGTACGTCGACGAGCTCCTGGCGTACAAGAAGCCGATCCCCGCCGAGTACTACGAGGACGGGAAGCTCACGAAGACCGAGGTGAAGCCGCCGGAGTTCTCGCGCGGCATGCAGCAGCTCTACAAGACGCTGCGGGCGCACGGCGTCGAGGTGTACGTGGTCAGTGCGGCCAGTGAGGACCTGGTGCGCATGGTGCTCGCCGACCCGAAGTACGGCTACGGCGTGAAGCCGCAGAACGTCATCGGTGTCTCCATGCAGCTCAAGGACCGCAAGACCGGTGAAGTGACCAGCTCCCGCAAGGAGATCGCCGAGGGGCGCTTCGGCGAGAAGGACCGCGCGGAGCTCGCGAAGCGCGAGCTGACGCCGAACCTGTGGGCGCCGCTGACCTGGTACGAGGGGAAGCCCGCGGCGATCAACACGTACATCGACGAATGGAAGAAGCCGATCCTGGCGGCCGGTGACACCCCGGCCAGCGACGGGCCGATGCTGTTCCACTCCGCCGATGTGGCGCACGGCGGTGTGCGGGTGTGGGTCAACCGCAAGGACTCGTACATGAAGCAGCTCGACGGGATGAAGAAGAAGAACGCGGAGCGGCAGCGTGAGCTGGGCCAGAAGGTGACCGCCGACAAGCGGTGGCTGACGGTCACTCCGGACCAGATCGGCTGA
- a CDS encoding helix-turn-helix domain-containing protein, whose product MDSREFVRAAPGLDGMVISAVGYRTEGQRPGLHRGLPSPYLTLIFSLDGTIATGSTPEQATGADATRTDIVVGGLHQSPAYVVQPEHEAGIQLAVHPLAARALLGLPAAGLTGELVVGGTDVLGDPAAGIRERLCALDRWEDRFALLSAYLRRRAAAAQDTAGTVRPEVAEAWAWLARHRGAGTLGGLSRHVALSERRLTALFRGETGLTPKQAARLMRFQHAKSAVARAVAAGAPPDLARVAADTGYYDHSHLVRDFQQYTGMAPTGWLAEECRNIQAGAHGRGEE is encoded by the coding sequence ATGGACTCCCGTGAGTTCGTCCGGGCCGCGCCCGGCCTCGACGGCATGGTGATCTCCGCGGTCGGCTACCGCACCGAGGGGCAGCGCCCCGGTCTGCACCGCGGCCTCCCCTCGCCGTACCTGACGCTGATCTTCTCCCTGGACGGCACCATCGCCACCGGCAGCACCCCGGAGCAGGCCACAGGCGCGGACGCGACGCGCACCGACATCGTCGTGGGCGGCCTGCACCAGAGCCCCGCGTACGTCGTACAGCCCGAGCACGAGGCGGGCATCCAGCTCGCCGTGCACCCCCTCGCGGCCCGCGCGCTCCTCGGCCTGCCCGCGGCGGGCCTCACCGGGGAGCTCGTCGTCGGCGGCACGGACGTCCTCGGCGACCCGGCCGCCGGCATCCGCGAACGGCTGTGCGCGCTCGACCGCTGGGAGGACCGCTTCGCCCTCCTCTCGGCGTACCTGCGGCGGCGCGCGGCCGCGGCGCAGGACACCGCGGGAACCGTCCGCCCCGAGGTCGCCGAGGCCTGGGCGTGGCTGGCCAGACACCGGGGCGCGGGCACGCTCGGCGGTCTCTCCCGGCACGTCGCGCTCAGCGAACGCAGGCTGACCGCGCTGTTCCGCGGCGAGACGGGGCTGACGCCCAAGCAGGCGGCCCGCCTGATGCGTTTCCAGCACGCCAAGTCCGCGGTGGCCCGCGCGGTCGCGGCGGGCGCGCCGCCGGACCTCGCCCGGGTCGCGGCCGACACGGGGTACTACGACCACTCCCACCTCGTACGCGACTTCCAGCAGTACACAGGGATGGCGCCGACCGGCTGGCTGGCCGAAGAGTGCCGGAATATCCAAGCCGGGGCGCACGGCCGGGGCGAAGAGTAG
- a CDS encoding VOC family protein, protein METNRNTTQEQQPGLSTPAPAIWPGLQAQDAPALIEFLVGTVGFLRTAVYEDEGRVAHAQLDWPEGGGVMLGSYDPANEATCGRPGTAGAYVVTDHVDDLYRRLRDAGVKVISEIEDKPYGSREFGIEDPEGNRWSFGTYRGEPRPAPTSGP, encoded by the coding sequence ATGGAAACGAACCGGAACACCACGCAAGAGCAGCAGCCCGGCCTCAGCACGCCCGCCCCGGCGATCTGGCCGGGCCTCCAGGCGCAGGACGCCCCCGCCCTGATCGAATTCCTCGTCGGCACCGTCGGCTTCCTGCGCACCGCCGTCTACGAGGACGAGGGCCGCGTCGCCCACGCCCAGCTCGACTGGCCCGAGGGCGGCGGTGTCATGCTCGGCTCGTACGACCCGGCGAACGAGGCCACCTGCGGCAGGCCCGGCACGGCGGGCGCCTACGTCGTCACCGACCACGTCGACGACCTGTACCGGCGGCTCCGGGACGCCGGTGTGAAGGTCATCAGCGAGATCGAGGACAAGCCCTACGGAAGCCGTGAGTTCGGTATCGAGGACCCGGAGGGCAACCGGTGGTCCTTCGGTACGTACCGGGGCGAGCCGAGGCCCGCACCGACGTCGGGCCCGTGA
- a CDS encoding ABC transporter substrate-binding protein — MSSTARTRTRIRKFALCCAGALALTACGGGASEQTGQEAGAKAKGYPVTVASCGKKAEVAAPPQRAVSLDQGSTEILLSLGLADRMVGTGTWTDPVLKNLEKENAKVERLADRYPSLEKVLSKEPDFVSASFLYTVGKGGVADRAKFDELNVPVYVSPSDCAGKDNDGGGDGKRVKTLTMDTVYGEVRDLAKVFHVEKRGEKLVADLKARVTKATKDIDASAASGTKLMYWFANSDAPYMAGCCGAPGIITRELGAKNVFDDTREEWPQINWETVADRDPDVLVIGDLTRKSQSAESAAAKIKFLETNPATKNLTAVKKKRYVLLSGQAMNPTIRTVDGVEQVAAGLRKFGLTK; from the coding sequence GTGTCCTCGACAGCCCGTACCCGTACCCGTATACGTAAGTTCGCCCTGTGCTGCGCCGGAGCACTCGCCCTCACCGCGTGCGGTGGCGGCGCCTCGGAGCAGACGGGGCAGGAGGCGGGGGCGAAGGCCAAGGGCTATCCCGTGACGGTCGCCTCCTGCGGCAAGAAGGCCGAGGTCGCGGCCCCGCCGCAACGGGCCGTCTCCCTCGACCAGGGCTCCACGGAGATCCTCCTCTCGCTCGGTCTCGCCGACCGCATGGTGGGCACCGGAACCTGGACCGACCCGGTCCTGAAGAACCTGGAGAAGGAGAACGCGAAGGTCGAGCGGCTCGCCGACCGCTATCCGTCGCTGGAGAAGGTCCTCTCCAAGGAGCCGGACTTCGTCAGCGCGTCCTTCCTCTACACGGTCGGCAAGGGCGGTGTCGCCGACCGCGCGAAGTTCGACGAGCTCAACGTGCCCGTCTACGTCTCGCCCAGCGACTGCGCGGGCAAGGACAACGACGGCGGCGGCGACGGCAAGCGCGTCAAGACCCTCACCATGGACACCGTCTACGGCGAGGTGCGCGACCTGGCGAAGGTCTTCCACGTCGAGAAGCGCGGCGAGAAGCTGGTCGCCGATCTCAAGGCGCGGGTCACGAAGGCCACGAAGGACATCGACGCGTCCGCCGCTTCCGGCACGAAGCTCATGTACTGGTTCGCCAACTCCGACGCCCCGTACATGGCGGGCTGCTGCGGCGCCCCCGGCATCATCACCCGCGAACTCGGCGCGAAGAACGTCTTCGACGACACCCGCGAGGAGTGGCCCCAGATCAACTGGGAGACCGTCGCCGACCGCGACCCCGACGTCCTCGTCATCGGCGACCTCACCCGCAAGTCGCAGTCCGCGGAGAGCGCCGCGGCGAAGATCAAGTTCCTGGAGACCAACCCGGCGACCAAGAACCTGACCGCCGTGAAGAAGAAGCGGTACGTCCTGCTGAGCGGCCAGGCCATGAACCCCACGATCCGTACGGTCGACGGCGTCGAGCAAGTGGCGGCGGGCCTGCGGAAGTTCGGGCTGACCAAGTGA
- a CDS encoding FecCD family ABC transporter permease: MLWLAGAAALVLSVSVAVTIGPADISVPDVWSTVAAHLGWGDSPLTPIRDGIVWNLRMPRTVLAAVCGAGLAVCGAVMQSLLRNPLADPFVLGVSSGASTGAVAVVVLGVGGGVVSVSAGAFAGALCSFALVLLLSHTLGDTTDRVVLSGVAAMQLFSALTSFVVLTAGDAETTRGVLFWLLGSLSGVGWTDVWLCGAVLVAALVICLGHARTLDAFAFGPEAAAALGVRVARTRLVLLCTTALLTAALVSSAGAIGFVGLVLPHAARAVVGSGHARLLPVTALAGAVFLVWVDTLARTALDPQEVPVGVVTSLIGVPAFVAVLYRTRRTT, from the coding sequence CTGCTGTGGCTCGCCGGGGCAGCGGCGCTCGTCCTCTCCGTCTCCGTGGCCGTCACCATCGGCCCCGCGGACATCTCCGTGCCCGACGTGTGGTCGACCGTCGCCGCCCACCTCGGCTGGGGCGACAGCCCGCTCACCCCGATCAGGGACGGCATCGTCTGGAACCTGCGGATGCCGCGCACCGTGCTCGCCGCCGTCTGCGGCGCGGGCCTCGCGGTCTGCGGGGCGGTCATGCAGTCCCTGCTCCGGAACCCGCTCGCCGACCCCTTCGTGCTCGGGGTGTCGTCCGGGGCGTCCACGGGAGCGGTCGCGGTCGTCGTCCTCGGCGTCGGCGGGGGAGTGGTGTCCGTCTCGGCGGGCGCCTTCGCCGGCGCGCTCTGCTCCTTCGCCCTCGTCCTGCTCCTGAGCCACACCCTCGGCGACACCACGGACCGCGTCGTGCTGTCGGGCGTCGCGGCCATGCAGCTCTTCTCCGCCCTGACCTCCTTCGTCGTCCTCACGGCGGGCGACGCGGAGACGACGCGCGGCGTGCTGTTCTGGCTCCTCGGCTCGCTCAGCGGGGTCGGCTGGACGGACGTGTGGCTGTGCGGCGCGGTGCTCGTGGCGGCGCTGGTCATCTGCCTCGGCCACGCCCGTACGCTCGACGCCTTCGCGTTCGGCCCGGAGGCCGCGGCGGCGCTGGGCGTCCGGGTGGCCCGCACCCGGCTCGTCCTGCTCTGCACGACGGCGCTGCTCACGGCGGCGCTGGTCAGCTCGGCGGGCGCGATCGGTTTCGTCGGCCTTGTCCTGCCGCACGCGGCCCGCGCGGTCGTCGGCTCGGGCCACGCCAGACTCCTCCCGGTCACGGCGCTCGCCGGGGCGGTCTTCCTGGTCTGGGTGGACACGCTGGCCCGCACGGCCCTGGACCCGCAGGAGGTCCCGGTCGGCGTGGTGACCTCACTCATCGGCGTACCGGCGTTCGTGGCGGTGCTGTACAGGACACGGAGGACGACATGA
- a CDS encoding ABC transporter ATP-binding protein gives MTSPSIVEGLRADRVSREAGGRLIVDGVSLAPPPGATVGLLGPNGSGKSTLLRLLAGVLAPASGVITLDGRTLSDTGRRAVARRIAVVEQHAATQVELTVRDVVRLGRIPHRRAWSTPTPEDERAVREALARTGLAERAAQAWHTLSGGERQRVQIARALAQEPRELLLDEPTNHLDIQHQLDLLSLVAELPVTSVIALHDLNLASMFCDHVLILKEGTAYAAGTPAEVITEKLIAEVYGVRAVVTPEAGRPSVRFVRP, from the coding sequence ATGACGTCTCCGAGCATCGTCGAGGGGCTGCGGGCGGACCGCGTCAGCCGGGAGGCGGGCGGCAGACTGATCGTCGACGGGGTGAGCCTGGCTCCGCCCCCCGGCGCCACAGTCGGTCTCCTGGGCCCCAACGGCTCCGGCAAGTCCACGCTCCTGCGCCTGCTCGCGGGTGTCCTGGCCCCGGCGTCCGGTGTGATCACCCTGGACGGCCGGACCCTGTCGGACACGGGCCGCCGAGCGGTGGCCCGACGGATCGCCGTGGTCGAGCAGCACGCGGCGACGCAGGTCGAACTGACCGTACGGGACGTCGTACGTCTCGGCCGCATCCCGCACCGCCGCGCCTGGTCGACCCCCACGCCCGAGGACGAACGGGCCGTACGCGAGGCCCTCGCACGCACCGGACTCGCCGAACGCGCCGCCCAGGCCTGGCACACGCTCTCCGGCGGCGAACGCCAGCGCGTCCAGATAGCCCGCGCCCTGGCCCAGGAGCCCCGCGAACTCCTCCTCGATGAACCCACCAACCACCTGGACATACAGCACCAACTGGACCTGCTCTCCCTGGTCGCCGAGCTCCCCGTCACGAGCGTGATCGCGCTGCACGACCTCAACCTGGCGTCGATGTTCTGCGACCACGTGCTGATCCTCAAGGAGGGCACGGCGTACGCGGCGGGCACGCCCGCGGAGGTCATCACGGAGAAGCTGATCGCGGAGGTGTACGGGGTGCGGGCGGTGGTGACGCCGGAGGCCGGGCGCCCGTCGGTGCGGTTCGTACGCCCGTAA
- a CDS encoding metallophosphoesterase yields MIVIAHLSDTHIDTGPEDGGRSVDRTRAVMEYLNSLPYDLDAVIATGDIADHATPSEYEAARNLLTTTRHPLLTCPGNHDERAAYREHFLGEPPSKTPINTVHATDTFTLALCDTSVPGEDHGRLEDETLTWLSTLLADTPPTRPVLIGFHHPPVPLNTPYVDGIRQFDEDRLADLTSRHPNVTAFLAGHAHTPAATTFANRPLLVAPGVVSTLRLPWEPQTHPTHHVHRDLPPAVAFHVLDDTGRLTTHYRSVAV; encoded by the coding sequence ATGATCGTGATCGCGCACCTGAGCGACACCCACATCGACACCGGACCGGAGGACGGCGGCCGCAGCGTCGACCGCACCCGGGCGGTCATGGAGTACCTGAACAGCCTCCCGTACGACCTGGACGCAGTCATAGCGACCGGCGACATCGCGGACCACGCGACCCCGTCCGAGTACGAGGCGGCCCGCAATCTCCTCACCACCACCCGGCACCCGCTGCTGACCTGCCCCGGCAACCACGACGAGCGCGCCGCGTACCGCGAACACTTCCTGGGCGAGCCGCCGAGCAAGACCCCGATCAACACGGTCCACGCCACGGACACCTTCACCCTGGCCCTGTGCGACACGTCGGTACCGGGCGAGGACCACGGACGCCTGGAGGACGAAACCCTGACCTGGCTGTCCACCCTCCTCGCCGACACCCCACCCACCCGCCCCGTCCTGATCGGCTTCCACCACCCGCCGGTCCCGCTCAACACGCCCTACGTGGACGGCATCCGCCAGTTCGACGAGGACCGCCTGGCCGACCTGACGTCACGCCACCCGAACGTCACGGCGTTCCTGGCAGGCCACGCACACACGCCCGCGGCCACAACATTCGCGAACCGCCCCCTACTGGTGGCCCCAGGAGTGGTCTCCACCCTCCGCCTCCCCTGGGAACCCCAAACGCACCCCACCCACCACGTCCACCGCGACCTGCCCCCGGCGGTCGCGTTCCACGTCCTGGACGACACGGGCCGCCTGACGACGCACTACCGCTCCGTCGCCGTCTGA
- a CDS encoding PaaI family thioesterase, which translates to MRHLGARISRIAPGRVHIVLPARPEVTQQNGYFHAGATSAIADSAGGYAAYTLFPEGADVLTVEYKINLLAPAVGDHIEAVGTVLKSGRTLTVCQLEVYGVREEDGSRTLVAHGQQTLIRVGQTATER; encoded by the coding sequence ATGCGGCATCTCGGTGCCCGTATTTCCCGCATCGCGCCGGGGCGCGTACACATCGTGCTGCCCGCCCGGCCCGAAGTCACCCAGCAGAACGGGTACTTCCACGCCGGTGCCACCAGCGCCATCGCCGACAGCGCTGGTGGTTACGCCGCCTACACGCTGTTCCCCGAAGGGGCGGACGTCCTCACCGTCGAGTACAAGATCAACCTCCTCGCACCCGCCGTCGGCGATCACATCGAGGCCGTCGGGACCGTACTGAAGTCCGGACGGACCCTGACCGTCTGCCAGTTGGAGGTGTACGGGGTGCGGGAGGAGGACGGCTCACGCACGCTCGTCGCCCATGGGCAGCAGACCCTCATACGCGTGGGTCAGACGGCGACGGAGCGGTAG
- a CDS encoding LysE family translocator has product MDTATVAAFLAVDLLLIFTPGADWAYAITAGLRDRSVVPAVAGLIAGYAGYTLLAVAGLVVIVASSATVLTVLTVAGAGYLVWLGWGVVRAPVAPTATATAAATSTSGGGSPSSAWHVALKGAGTSGLNPKALLLYFALFPQFIDSASDWPVAAQTGLLGTLHMTACAVVYLGVGILARTVLKARPSAARVVTRASGAMMIAIGGFLLVEQLAG; this is encoded by the coding sequence ATGGATACGGCGACAGTGGCGGCCTTTCTCGCGGTGGATCTGCTGCTGATCTTCACGCCGGGCGCGGACTGGGCGTACGCGATCACCGCGGGGCTTCGGGACCGGTCCGTCGTGCCCGCGGTCGCCGGGCTCATAGCCGGATACGCGGGGTACACGCTGCTCGCCGTCGCCGGGCTCGTGGTGATCGTGGCCAGTTCGGCGACCGTCCTCACGGTGCTCACCGTCGCCGGGGCCGGGTATCTGGTGTGGCTGGGGTGGGGAGTCGTGAGGGCGCCCGTCGCCCCCACGGCGACGGCGACGGCGGCGGCGACCAGTACGTCCGGTGGCGGGAGCCCGTCCTCCGCGTGGCACGTCGCCCTCAAGGGGGCCGGGACCAGCGGGCTCAATCCCAAGGCGCTGTTGCTGTACTTCGCGTTGTTTCCGCAGTTCATCGACTCCGCTAGCGACTGGCCCGTCGCCGCGCAGACCGGGCTGCTCGGCACGCTCCACATGACCGCCTGCGCCGTCGTCTACCTCGGCGTCGGCATCCTCGCGCGGACCGTGCTGAAGGCCCGGCCGTCCGCCGCGCGGGTGGTGACCCGGGCCTCCGGTGCCATGATGATCGCCATCGGCGGGTTCCTGTTGGTGGAGCAGTTGGCCGGCTGA
- a CDS encoding Lrp/AsnC family transcriptional regulator, with the protein MDAMDRKILTELQLDGRLTVTELAARVKLSVSPCHRRLRDLERAGAIRGYRAVVDPAAVGLDFEALVFATLRWEDRDTVETFEAAVAAVPHVTQAQRLFGEPDYLLRVATADLATYQQLYDQQLAKLPGVQRLTSTLVMKNVVHDRPLPEQPTPAPTREGGRARRG; encoded by the coding sequence ATGGATGCCATGGACAGGAAAATTCTTACCGAGCTGCAGCTGGACGGCCGCCTCACGGTCACGGAACTGGCGGCGCGCGTGAAGCTCAGCGTCTCCCCCTGCCACCGCCGTCTCCGCGACCTGGAACGCGCGGGCGCGATCCGCGGCTACCGAGCGGTGGTGGACCCGGCCGCCGTCGGCCTGGACTTCGAGGCCCTCGTCTTCGCCACGCTGCGCTGGGAGGACCGGGACACGGTGGAGACGTTCGAGGCGGCGGTGGCGGCGGTTCCGCACGTGACCCAGGCCCAACGCCTGTTCGGCGAACCGGACTACCTCCTCCGCGTAGCCACGGCCGACCTCGCCACCTACCAACAGCTCTACGACCAGCAACTCGCCAAGCTCCCCGGCGTCCAACGCCTGACGTCCACCTTGGTCATGAAGAACGTGGTCCACGACCGACCTCTGCCGGAACAGCCGACTCCGGCCCCGACCAGGGAGGGAGGCCGGGCACGACGGGGGTAG